The following coding sequences lie in one Actinomyces capricornis genomic window:
- a CDS encoding NPCBM/NEW2 domain-containing protein, whose amino-acid sequence MKTMKRLAPHSSRPLMLAFVTALAISGCGTDSADQVAAETTSTTVTSAAPDQAPESPSTTPDTSTPPAPTPSTTPDPQGGGTTPPPPSDAGSTGDPGSTKGAAPTLPTGKNLTRDDFFNPPDNSKQAPFDVAGEKHEGIGVSAVGRGNDELELRLGNRYSRLTFNAGQADTSEASDTYLRVEIIANNATVSTTDVPFNEIKPFDVDVTNVNAAKIRLSKVDDKGNISYSEKKITAVLFDIQLQ is encoded by the coding sequence ATGAAAACCATGAAACGACTCGCTCCCCACTCTTCGCGACCACTGATGCTCGCATTCGTCACCGCCCTGGCAATCTCCGGATGCGGCACGGATAGCGCTGACCAGGTCGCCGCCGAAACGACCTCCACAACAGTCACGTCAGCAGCACCCGACCAGGCCCCTGAATCACCCAGCACGACCCCCGACACCAGCACTCCCCCAGCCCCCACTCCGAGCACGACCCCTGACCCCCAGGGCGGAGGCACCACGCCTCCCCCGCCCTCCGACGCCGGCTCCACGGGCGATCCCGGCAGCACCAAGGGCGCAGCCCCTACCCTGCCCACCGGCAAGAACCTGACACGCGACGACTTCTTCAATCCGCCGGACAACAGCAAGCAGGCCCCTTTCGATGTGGCAGGTGAAAAGCATGAGGGAATCGGGGTGAGTGCCGTCGGCCGCGGAAACGATGAGCTGGAGCTACGACTCGGCAACCGGTACAGCCGCCTGACCTTCAACGCCGGCCAGGCCGATACCTCCGAGGCATCGGACACGTACCTGAGGGTGGAGATCATCGCGAATAACGCAACTGTCAGCACCACCGACGTGCCCTTCAATGAGATCAAGCCCTTCGACGTTGATGTCACCAATGTCAACGCCGCAAAGATCAGGCTCTCAAAGGTGGACGACAAGGGGAACATCAGCTACTCGGAAAAGAAGATCACCGCCGTCCTCTTCGATATTCAACTCCAGTAG
- a CDS encoding DUF6318 family protein, with amino-acid sequence MVELPAEQAASRQAALATPLPDRPVGMDEDSPAGAIATAEYFVQLYPYVYATGDLTEWRAMTRKDCAFCTSVIDNVTELHSKGGWTEFWTPAVSQTQYVEPGAGSDYSRVDIAIKQEETRTYDGTGGEPKMGEARDRVVVILAMKYENGRWIIRGGDVQ; translated from the coding sequence GTGGTGGAGCTGCCGGCGGAGCAGGCGGCCAGTCGTCAGGCGGCTCTGGCGACCCCGTTGCCTGACAGGCCGGTGGGTATGGATGAGGACTCCCCGGCTGGGGCGATCGCGACGGCGGAGTACTTCGTTCAGCTCTATCCGTATGTGTATGCCACGGGGGACTTGACGGAGTGGCGGGCGATGACCCGTAAGGACTGCGCCTTTTGCACATCAGTGATCGACAATGTCACCGAGCTGCACAGCAAGGGCGGGTGGACTGAGTTCTGGACGCCGGCGGTCAGTCAGACCCAGTATGTCGAGCCTGGCGCGGGCAGCGACTACTCCCGTGTGGATATCGCGATCAAGCAGGAAGAGACCCGCACCTATGACGGCACTGGAGGTGAGCCCAAGATGGGTGAGGCCCGGGATCGCGTTGTCGTCATCCTAGCTATGAAGTATGAGAACGGGCGGTGGATTATTCGTGGCGGTGATGTTCAATGA
- the holA gene encoding DNA polymerase III subunit delta, which yields MASPRSSRSRGARSARGSSAPAGIPWDQAELAPVVLIRAGEEILADRAVALLVAQAKAKDPTTQVTRVEAATYEAHQLDTLVSPSLFGEPRLILIPALEQMTDALLSDLLAYVGAADPEVAVILRHNGGQRGKRLLDAIKASPYPVIACEAIKSAKDKSALVTADVRRAGRRIEPEAVGALVDALGSDVRELSAAVDQLLADTQGTVSVEHVRTYYAGRIEATGFTVADAAAAGNAPAAVTALRHAVATGTDPVAIVAALAMKIRQLARVAAAGGRRMSPAELGMAPWQVDRARRELSGWSDDALAASILAVARADAETKGASRDPVYAVERAVLTICRARSAGSAPRAGGRSAR from the coding sequence ATGGCATCCCCCCGATCCTCGCGCTCCCGCGGGGCGCGCAGCGCCCGAGGCTCCAGCGCCCCGGCAGGAATCCCCTGGGACCAGGCCGAGCTCGCCCCGGTGGTCCTCATCCGCGCCGGGGAGGAGATCCTGGCCGACCGGGCTGTGGCGCTCCTCGTGGCCCAGGCCAAGGCCAAGGACCCCACGACGCAGGTCACGCGGGTCGAGGCCGCCACCTATGAGGCCCACCAGCTCGACACCCTCGTCTCGCCCTCCCTGTTCGGAGAGCCGCGGCTCATCCTCATCCCCGCCCTGGAGCAGATGACCGACGCGCTCCTGAGCGACCTGCTGGCCTACGTGGGCGCCGCCGACCCCGAGGTCGCCGTGATCCTGCGCCACAACGGGGGCCAGCGCGGCAAGAGGCTCCTCGATGCGATCAAGGCCTCCCCCTACCCGGTCATCGCCTGCGAGGCCATCAAGAGCGCCAAGGACAAGTCCGCCCTGGTCACCGCCGACGTGCGCCGCGCCGGACGGCGCATCGAGCCCGAGGCCGTCGGGGCGCTCGTCGACGCCCTGGGCAGCGACGTGCGCGAGCTGAGCGCCGCCGTCGACCAGCTCCTGGCCGACACCCAGGGCACCGTGAGCGTGGAGCACGTGCGCACCTACTACGCCGGGCGCATCGAGGCCACCGGCTTCACCGTCGCCGACGCCGCCGCGGCCGGTAACGCCCCCGCCGCCGTGACCGCCCTGCGCCACGCCGTGGCCACGGGCACCGACCCGGTGGCCATCGTGGCGGCCCTGGCCATGAAGATCCGCCAGTTGGCGCGCGTGGCCGCCGCCGGGGGCAGGCGCATGAGCCCCGCCGAGCTGGGCATGGCGCCTTGGCAGGTCGACCGGGCCAGGCGCGAGCTCTCGGGCTGGTCCGACGATGCCCTGGCCGCCTCCATCCTGGCCGTGGCCCGGGCCGACGCCGAGACCAAGGGCGCCAGCCGGGACCCCGTCTACGCCGTCGAGCGCGCAGTGCTGACCATCTGCCGGGCCCGGAGCGCAGGATCGGCGCCCCGGGCCGGCGGGCGATCCGCCCGCTGA
- a CDS encoding helicase HerA-like domain-containing protein, with the protein MTDSADIARLKAEAAQAAAEAAAAKAAAAQAALDAAIASGATPDAPSDDQTADADDGAGAAERASEAGEAAAQAVAGSPPPAEQEPAEEAQQPAEHPAVEAPGAEAAARPAATPSEPPAAAPAESTAPSEGAAPSHEPAPSSYAAQVRDGYSFSAPTLPVGTYLDTQAEGEPAPVAGLSVGIPLGLLNRHALVAGATGTGKTRTLQLLAEGLSAAGVPVFLSDIKGDLTGLAEPGTTSDRLTARTAATGQQWAPQSFPLELFTLGGGAQDGAVKGTPIRTTVTEFGPILLSRVLDLNDTQASALQLVFHWADAQGLALLDLKDLRAVVDYLTNTDAGKAELKTIGGVSAATAGVILRQIAALEAAGGDAFFGEPALDVRDLMRTAPDGRGLISALELADIQSQGTLFSTFLMWLLAELFETLPEVGDPDKPTMVFFFDEAHLLFSGATKAFLEAVVRTVRLIRSKGVGIVFITQSPTDVPDEVLAQLGSRIQHALRAHTPADAANLKKAVSTFPTSPLNLSQVLTSLGTGQAVVSVLDEKGRPAPVAPVVVNAPAAVMGPAQEATVAQVLSSSALASKYATTVDNESAYELLASRVAADAQAAEEARAAEEAAKEAAKAEAAAQKAAEKEAAQRQKEAERLEREAAKEAERRQREAERAAQRRNREIERTIGSVGRQITREITRSIFGTLRRR; encoded by the coding sequence ATGACCGACTCCGCTGATATCGCACGCCTCAAGGCCGAGGCCGCGCAGGCCGCCGCTGAGGCCGCCGCAGCCAAGGCAGCCGCCGCCCAAGCCGCCCTCGACGCCGCGATCGCCTCCGGGGCCACGCCCGATGCCCCATCCGACGACCAAACCGCCGATGCCGACGACGGCGCCGGTGCGGCCGAGCGCGCCTCTGAGGCGGGCGAGGCCGCAGCGCAAGCCGTAGCGGGCAGCCCGCCGCCCGCTGAGCAGGAGCCCGCCGAGGAGGCGCAGCAGCCCGCTGAGCACCCTGCGGTCGAGGCCCCAGGCGCCGAGGCCGCCGCCCGGCCAGCCGCGACGCCGTCGGAGCCCCCTGCGGCCGCTCCAGCAGAGTCCACAGCGCCATCGGAAGGTGCCGCGCCCTCGCACGAGCCAGCGCCATCGAGCTACGCCGCCCAGGTCCGCGACGGCTACTCCTTCTCCGCCCCGACCCTGCCGGTGGGCACCTACCTCGACACCCAGGCCGAGGGCGAGCCCGCACCCGTGGCCGGCCTGTCGGTCGGCATCCCCCTGGGGCTGCTCAACCGCCACGCCCTGGTGGCGGGCGCCACAGGAACCGGTAAGACCCGCACCCTCCAGCTGCTGGCGGAGGGGCTGAGCGCTGCGGGTGTCCCGGTCTTCCTGTCCGACATCAAGGGAGACCTCACGGGCCTGGCCGAACCGGGCACCACCAGTGACAGGCTCACCGCCCGCACGGCCGCCACCGGCCAGCAGTGGGCTCCCCAGTCCTTCCCCCTGGAGCTGTTCACCCTGGGCGGCGGCGCCCAGGACGGGGCGGTCAAGGGCACCCCGATCCGCACCACGGTCACCGAGTTCGGGCCGATCCTGCTCTCGCGGGTCCTGGACCTCAACGACACGCAGGCCTCCGCCCTCCAACTCGTCTTCCACTGGGCCGACGCCCAGGGCCTGGCGCTACTGGACCTCAAGGACCTGCGCGCCGTCGTGGACTACCTGACGAACACGGATGCCGGCAAGGCCGAGCTCAAGACCATCGGAGGGGTCTCGGCGGCCACGGCCGGGGTCATCCTGCGCCAGATCGCCGCCCTGGAGGCGGCCGGCGGGGACGCCTTCTTCGGCGAGCCCGCCCTGGACGTGCGCGACCTCATGCGCACCGCCCCCGACGGGCGCGGCCTCATCTCCGCCCTGGAGCTGGCCGACATCCAGTCCCAGGGCACGCTGTTCTCCACCTTCCTCATGTGGCTGCTGGCCGAGCTCTTCGAGACCCTGCCCGAGGTGGGCGATCCGGACAAGCCCACGATGGTGTTCTTCTTCGACGAGGCCCACCTCCTCTTCTCCGGCGCCACCAAGGCCTTCCTGGAGGCAGTGGTGCGCACCGTGCGCCTCATCCGCTCCAAGGGGGTGGGCATCGTCTTCATCACCCAGTCCCCCACGGATGTGCCCGACGAGGTCCTGGCCCAGCTGGGCTCGCGGATCCAGCACGCCCTGCGCGCCCACACCCCGGCCGATGCGGCGAACCTGAAGAAGGCAGTCTCCACCTTCCCCACCAGCCCCCTGAACCTCAGCCAGGTGCTCACCAGCCTGGGCACGGGCCAGGCGGTGGTCAGTGTCCTGGATGAGAAGGGCCGACCCGCGCCCGTGGCCCCCGTGGTCGTCAACGCCCCCGCCGCCGTCATGGGCCCGGCCCAGGAGGCCACCGTGGCCCAGGTGCTGTCCTCCTCGGCCCTGGCCTCGAAGTACGCGACGACGGTGGACAACGAGTCCGCCTACGAGCTGCTGGCCAGCCGCGTGGCGGCCGATGCCCAGGCCGCCGAGGAGGCGCGCGCCGCGGAGGAGGCCGCCAAGGAGGCGGCCAAGGCCGAGGCCGCCGCCCAGAAGGCTGCGGAGAAGGAGGCGGCTCAGCGCCAGAAGGAGGCTGAGCGGCTGGAGCGCGAGGCCGCTAAGGAGGCCGAGCGCCGTCAGCGGGAGGCCGAGCGCGCCGCCCAGCGCCGCAACCGGGAGATCGAGAGGACCATCGGCTCGGTGGGCCGCCAGATCACCCGGGAGATCACCCGCTCCATCTTCGGCACCCTGCGACGGCGGTAA
- a CDS encoding ATP-dependent nuclease: MKSEIRPSQINDLSERVRRNKYAEYLKSMRLVKIRGFSDTEITFDFPVTALIGPNGSGKTTVLGAAGLLYKSVSPRRFFAKSGRYDDSMQNWKIEYTALSENMKSGTSITRTASFRQAKWNRDALTRSVLVIGIDRTLPATERKNLNPFIGNNFKGSEEHTFSQAIVDAVQKILGKNADNYLSISADKTKTKIFAMRDESTSSVGYSEFHFGAGEASIIRIVSEIEEAQDGCLMLIEEIENGLHPLAVRRLVEYLIDVAKRKSTQVVFTTHSNAALEALPDDAVWSCYDGKVKQGKLDIEALRTLTGEVECQAAVFTEDSFGAVLADITLRKLKSQGVKRSSIEIHHMSGADSAYQHVAYHNSNPTSSFPAIALLDGDMKNNSKFSTKEIKAGDLKFTSTVFCPGDSHPEVEIFEDVYAKLTQILGKLTQRLTLDTDSQTQVKKSIETRRSTCRDPHLLFAQIAEDLDFLPTDTVERAFITIWCDSFPEKVERMWEGALPCLVSQGIRE, from the coding sequence ATGAAATCAGAAATTCGCCCATCTCAGATCAACGACCTCTCAGAAAGAGTTCGCAGAAATAAATATGCAGAATACCTAAAGTCAATGCGTCTTGTTAAAATTCGAGGGTTCAGTGATACTGAGATTACCTTTGATTTTCCAGTTACCGCTCTGATTGGCCCCAACGGGTCAGGAAAAACCACAGTTCTTGGAGCGGCTGGCTTGCTTTATAAGTCCGTGTCACCTAGACGTTTTTTTGCAAAAAGCGGGCGCTACGATGACTCCATGCAAAATTGGAAAATAGAGTATACCGCGCTTAGCGAAAACATGAAGTCTGGAACGTCGATAACTCGAACCGCAAGTTTCCGTCAGGCAAAATGGAATCGAGACGCATTAACCCGTTCAGTACTAGTAATTGGCATCGATAGGACACTTCCTGCAACAGAACGAAAGAACCTAAACCCATTCATTGGAAACAACTTCAAGGGATCTGAAGAGCACACTTTTTCGCAAGCAATTGTCGATGCGGTTCAGAAAATCTTGGGAAAGAATGCGGACAACTACCTAAGTATCAGCGCAGATAAAACTAAGACGAAAATCTTTGCCATGCGCGACGAGTCAACCTCGAGTGTAGGGTACTCTGAATTTCATTTCGGAGCCGGGGAAGCAAGTATAATTAGAATCGTATCAGAAATCGAGGAAGCACAGGATGGGTGTTTGATGTTGATCGAGGAGATCGAAAATGGCCTCCATCCGTTAGCGGTGAGGAGATTAGTTGAATATCTAATAGATGTCGCTAAGAGAAAGTCAACCCAAGTCGTTTTCACGACGCATTCCAATGCAGCACTAGAGGCACTTCCAGACGATGCAGTTTGGTCATGTTACGACGGGAAGGTAAAGCAAGGGAAACTTGACATCGAAGCTCTCCGCACTCTGACAGGAGAAGTAGAGTGTCAGGCAGCAGTTTTCACAGAAGACAGTTTTGGTGCTGTTCTAGCGGATATAACTTTACGAAAACTGAAATCGCAAGGTGTGAAAAGATCCTCCATAGAAATTCATCACATGAGTGGAGCTGACTCTGCATATCAGCATGTCGCCTACCACAACAGTAATCCAACTTCATCCTTTCCTGCAATTGCACTACTAGATGGCGACATGAAAAACAACTCGAAATTCTCTACAAAAGAAATAAAAGCAGGTGATTTGAAGTTTACCTCGACTGTGTTTTGTCCCGGCGATTCCCATCCGGAAGTCGAGATATTCGAGGATGTTTACGCTAAACTAACTCAGATTCTCGGGAAACTTACGCAACGATTGACACTAGACACAGACTCGCAAACTCAGGTAAAGAAATCAATAGAGACGCGTCGGTCCACATGCCGAGACCCTCACCTGCTATTCGCACAGATAGCAGAAGATTTAGACTTCCTACCAACCGACACCGTTGAAAGAGCATTTATAACGATTTGGTGCGATAGTTTCCCGGAAAAAGTGGAACGAATGTGGGAAGGAGCACTCCCCTGCCTCGTGTCTCAAGGAATTAGGGAGTGA
- the rpsT gene encoding 30S ribosomal protein S20 — MANIKSQIKRIKTNEKARLRNKSVKSELKTYVRRVREAVETGDKDAALEHLKAASRKLDKAVSKGVIHKNQAANRKSKLAKRVASL; from the coding sequence GTGGCGAACATCAAGTCCCAGATCAAGCGCATCAAGACCAACGAGAAGGCCCGTCTGCGCAACAAGTCCGTCAAGTCCGAGCTCAAGACCTACGTGCGCCGCGTGCGCGAGGCCGTTGAGACCGGCGACAAGGACGCTGCTCTCGAGCACCTCAAGGCGGCCTCCCGCAAGCTGGACAAGGCGGTCTCCAAGGGCGTCATCCACAAGAACCAGGCCGCCAACCGCAAGTCCAAGCTCGCCAAGCGCGTCGCCTCCCTGTAA
- a CDS encoding glycosyltransferase, producing MRIAFFIDDYLPSVHGVATSTAGFREALERMGHEVFIVAPKVEGHVEQDDHIIRLSSSKYYVFDSREMANIYPGLARRFDRYGFDIVHSQTQFSLGVLAQTVAKRQGIPHVTTIHTLYTELIDDYPVAVIAGLLALSFAFPVALKSAPVLPRVHRDSIKHLRRATIKAALSRHGWRLTAAFANKCDACLSPSQHLAQILIDDGGLSSPCMILPNGIDTSRYRHAHGEDSPIDKAPGQRFIICVARLSPEKRQIALIEALPHLTDSSVSLVLVGGGPSEEDLRRRADELGVGRRVIFAGMRSPVEVAAMLKQADIFALASYHFDNQPMVFLEASAAGLPIVYCDERMTECLTERNAVLAGGIAGEDLARAFNEVLGDDARLESLRRGALEVSRDFDVATAAGRLSELYTGLIEARSVGA from the coding sequence ATGCGGATCGCCTTCTTCATCGACGACTACCTGCCCTCGGTTCATGGGGTCGCGACCTCCACGGCGGGCTTCCGCGAGGCGCTGGAGCGCATGGGCCACGAGGTCTTCATCGTGGCACCCAAGGTGGAGGGCCACGTGGAGCAGGATGACCACATCATCCGCCTGTCCTCCTCGAAGTACTACGTCTTCGACAGCCGGGAGATGGCCAATATCTATCCGGGCCTGGCCAGGCGATTCGACCGCTACGGCTTCGACATCGTCCACAGCCAGACCCAGTTCAGCCTGGGGGTGCTGGCACAGACCGTGGCCAAGCGCCAGGGGATCCCGCATGTGACCACTATTCACACCCTCTACACCGAGCTCATCGACGACTACCCGGTGGCCGTGATAGCCGGGCTCCTCGCCCTGTCCTTCGCCTTTCCCGTGGCGCTGAAGTCTGCCCCGGTGCTGCCCAGAGTCCACCGCGACTCCATCAAGCACCTGCGCCGGGCCACCATCAAGGCGGCGCTGTCGCGCCATGGCTGGCGACTGACCGCGGCCTTCGCCAACAAGTGCGATGCCTGCCTGTCCCCCTCCCAGCACCTGGCGCAGATCCTCATCGACGACGGAGGACTGAGCTCACCGTGCATGATCCTGCCCAATGGCATCGACACCTCCCGCTACCGCCACGCCCACGGCGAGGACTCGCCCATCGATAAGGCCCCGGGACAGCGATTCATCATCTGCGTGGCCCGCCTCAGCCCGGAGAAGCGCCAGATAGCGCTCATCGAGGCGCTCCCGCATCTCACTGACAGCAGCGTCAGCCTCGTACTGGTGGGAGGAGGCCCCAGCGAGGAGGACCTGCGTCGGCGGGCCGATGAGCTCGGGGTGGGCCGGCGGGTGATCTTCGCCGGGATGCGCTCACCGGTGGAGGTGGCCGCGATGCTCAAGCAGGCCGACATCTTCGCCCTGGCCTCCTACCACTTCGACAACCAGCCCATGGTGTTCCTGGAGGCCTCCGCGGCGGGGCTGCCCATCGTGTACTGCGATGAGCGCATGACCGAGTGCCTCACCGAGCGCAACGCGGTCCTCGCCGGCGGCATTGCAGGGGAGGACCTCGCCCGGGCCTTCAACGAGGTCCTGGGTGACGACGCGCGCCTGGAGAGCCTGCGCCGCGGCGCCCTGGAGGTATCACGGGACTTCGACGTCGCCACCGCCGCCGGACGGCTGTCCGAGCTCTATACCGGGCTCATCGAGGCTCGATCAGTGGGGGCCTAA
- a CDS encoding helix-hairpin-helix domain-containing protein yields the protein MAGRRAHSGKRPLEELVRLACSTDPIEPETHPRRLAIAPRAAIATGVALIALALLLALRAVALAPSAPAPAPVPTPAPTDAAAASPAQAVPPGAAGAPQPAGPAAPSGAGAQGGGTAPVDPLSTAAPAQDRVVVHVAGAVQSPGVVLLRHGARVVDAIEAAGGATAEADTDQLNLARVLADGEQVRVPRLGETLPPQDPGQDPAHAGGPAAPGAPGPQAPGDAAGSGPQAAPGSRININTATASQLEDLPGIGPALAQRIVEHRQTHGPFASVEDLTDVPGIGQAKLEALKEAATV from the coding sequence ATGGCAGGCAGGCGGGCACACTCGGGCAAGCGGCCCCTCGAGGAGCTCGTGCGGCTCGCCTGCTCCACCGACCCGATCGAGCCCGAGACCCATCCCCGGCGCCTGGCCATCGCCCCACGCGCCGCCATCGCCACCGGTGTGGCACTCATCGCCCTGGCCCTCCTGCTCGCCCTGCGCGCCGTCGCCCTGGCGCCCTCGGCCCCAGCCCCCGCACCCGTCCCGACCCCGGCCCCCACCGACGCCGCAGCAGCCTCCCCCGCCCAAGCCGTCCCACCGGGCGCAGCCGGAGCGCCGCAGCCGGCCGGCCCCGCGGCCCCCAGCGGTGCCGGCGCCCAAGGAGGCGGCACAGCCCCGGTGGACCCGCTGAGCACCGCAGCCCCCGCGCAGGACCGGGTCGTCGTCCACGTCGCCGGCGCTGTCCAGAGCCCCGGGGTCGTCCTGCTGCGCCATGGGGCGCGCGTCGTCGACGCCATCGAGGCCGCCGGCGGGGCCACCGCCGAGGCGGACACCGACCAGCTCAACCTGGCCCGTGTCCTGGCCGACGGCGAGCAGGTGCGGGTGCCCCGCCTCGGGGAGACCCTCCCGCCCCAGGACCCCGGCCAGGATCCCGCCCATGCGGGCGGGCCGGCAGCCCCCGGTGCCCCGGGCCCGCAGGCACCAGGAGATGCGGCCGGGTCCGGCCCCCAGGCGGCGCCCGGCAGCCGCATCAACATCAACACCGCCACCGCCTCCCAGCTCGAGGACCTACCCGGGATAGGCCCGGCCCTGGCCCAGCGCATCGTCGAGCACCGCCAGACCCACGGGCCCTTCGCCTCCGTGGAGGACCTCACCGATGTTCCCGGCATCGGTCAGGCCAAGCTCGAGGCGCTCAAGGAGGCGGCCACTGTATGA
- a CDS encoding DegV family protein: MPIAVVTDSAACLTRSLAQDHGIDVVALHTHTDETGASTTSRPSIEELAQAYRSAARRSRQVLALHLSASLSGTLDNARLAAQQVNADEEAHVAVIDSGTCSGALALAALAASGARDLRHGAALAHESAARSHQYFIIDSLGHLARSGRIDRTTARLGGVLGIRPVLEVAPAGIRAVETVRGAARARRSLIDHAVHAAGGTALSGPRPPAGPVRLAIQGEDPTALDELAQELRAALDAAGAITVQTLTLPIDRALRVHLGPGALGIAVAPALE; this comes from the coding sequence ATGCCGATCGCCGTCGTCACCGACTCCGCCGCCTGCCTCACGCGCAGCCTCGCCCAGGACCACGGCATCGACGTCGTCGCCCTCCACACCCACACCGATGAGACCGGCGCATCCACCACCTCCCGGCCCAGCATCGAGGAGCTCGCCCAGGCCTACCGCAGCGCCGCCAGGCGCAGCCGGCAGGTCCTGGCCCTCCACCTGTCCGCATCCCTGTCCGGCACCCTGGACAATGCGCGCCTGGCAGCCCAGCAGGTCAACGCCGACGAGGAGGCCCACGTCGCGGTCATCGACTCCGGGACCTGCTCGGGAGCGCTCGCCCTGGCCGCCCTGGCCGCCAGCGGCGCACGGGACCTGCGGCACGGCGCCGCCCTGGCCCACGAGTCCGCGGCCCGCTCCCACCAGTACTTCATCATCGACAGCCTCGGCCACCTGGCCCGCTCCGGCCGCATCGACAGGACCACCGCCCGACTCGGCGGAGTCCTGGGCATCCGCCCCGTCCTCGAGGTCGCCCCCGCAGGCATCCGGGCCGTCGAGACCGTGCGAGGAGCCGCACGGGCCCGCAGGAGCCTCATCGACCACGCCGTCCACGCCGCCGGAGGCACCGCCCTGTCAGGGCCGCGCCCCCCGGCCGGGCCCGTGCGCCTGGCCATCCAGGGCGAGGACCCCACCGCCCTCGACGAGCTCGCCCAGGAGCTGCGCGCAGCCCTCGATGCGGCCGGGGCCATCACCGTCCAGACCCTGACCCTGCCCATCGACCGGGCCCTGCGCGTCCACCTGGGACCAGGTGCCCTGGGCATCGCAGTGGCCCCCGCCCTGGAATAG
- a CDS encoding DUF1846 domain-containing protein: MRIGFDRDKYLHMQSTHIAERRAQFGGKLYLEFGGKLVDDMHASRVLPGFTPDNKIVMLAELASEVEVVVAVNAKDFARNKVRADLGIPYEDDLLRHIDAFRGYGLYVASVVITQWTHDNRQAQDFKRKLETLGLKVYRHFPIPGYPNDVARIVSDEGYGRNEYIETSRDLVVVTAPGPGSGKMATCLSQLYHDHQRGLASGYAKFETFPIWNLPLDHPVNIAYEAATADLDDVNMIDPFHLAAHGVQTVNYNRDVEIFPVLTRLFEEILGSSPYASPTDMGVNMAGHCISDDEACREASRQEIIRRYYKALVAEKRDAAEPVQSNRIALLMAKVGVSTHDRPVVDPALAVARATHAPGAAIELPDGRIVTGKTSALLGCCSAMLLNALKTLAGIEDGVELLAPESIEPIQTLKTQHLGSRNPRLHTDEVLIALAVSANGDDNARRALDQLESLRGCDVHTSTILGPVDEGIFRSLGVQVTNEPVYATKSLYKKR; encoded by the coding sequence ATGCGCATCGGATTCGATCGTGACAAGTACCTGCACATGCAGTCCACCCATATCGCCGAGCGGCGCGCCCAGTTCGGCGGCAAGCTCTACCTGGAGTTCGGCGGCAAGCTCGTCGACGACATGCACGCCTCCCGCGTCCTGCCGGGATTCACCCCCGATAACAAGATCGTCATGCTCGCCGAGCTGGCCAGCGAGGTCGAGGTGGTCGTGGCCGTCAACGCCAAGGACTTCGCCCGCAACAAGGTGCGCGCCGACCTGGGCATCCCCTACGAGGACGACCTGCTGCGCCACATCGACGCCTTCCGCGGCTACGGGCTGTACGTGGCCAGCGTCGTCATCACCCAGTGGACCCACGACAACCGCCAGGCCCAGGACTTCAAGCGCAAGCTCGAGACCCTGGGGCTGAAGGTCTACCGCCACTTCCCCATCCCCGGCTACCCCAACGACGTCGCGCGCATCGTCTCCGATGAGGGCTACGGGCGCAACGAGTACATCGAGACCAGCCGCGACCTGGTGGTCGTCACCGCCCCCGGGCCGGGCTCGGGCAAGATGGCCACCTGCCTGTCCCAGCTCTACCACGACCACCAGCGGGGCCTGGCCTCGGGCTACGCCAAGTTCGAGACCTTCCCCATCTGGAACCTTCCCCTGGACCACCCGGTCAACATCGCCTACGAGGCCGCCACCGCCGACCTCGACGACGTCAACATGATCGACCCCTTCCACCTGGCCGCCCACGGCGTCCAGACCGTCAACTACAACCGGGACGTGGAGATCTTCCCGGTGCTCACCCGCCTGTTCGAGGAGATCCTGGGCTCCAGCCCCTACGCCTCCCCCACGGATATGGGCGTCAACATGGCCGGGCACTGCATCAGCGACGACGAGGCCTGCCGGGAGGCCTCCCGCCAGGAGATCATCCGCCGCTACTACAAGGCGCTGGTGGCCGAGAAGCGCGACGCCGCAGAGCCCGTCCAGTCCAACCGCATCGCCCTGCTCATGGCCAAGGTGGGGGTGAGCACCCACGACCGCCCCGTGGTGGACCCGGCCCTGGCCGTGGCCCGCGCCACTCACGCGCCGGGGGCCGCCATCGAGCTGCCCGACGGGCGGATCGTCACCGGCAAGACCAGCGCCCTGCTGGGCTGCTGCTCGGCGATGCTGCTCAATGCCCTCAAGACTCTGGCGGGCATCGAGGACGGCGTGGAGCTGCTGGCGCCGGAGTCCATCGAGCCCATCCAGACCCTCAAGACCCAGCACCTGGGCTCGCGCAACCCGCGGCTGCACACCGACGAGGTGCTCATCGCCCTGGCCGTCTCGGCCAATGGGGATGACAATGCCCGGCGCGCCCTGGACCAGCTCGAGAGCCTGCGCGGCTGCGACGTGCACACCTCCACGATCCTGGGCCCCGTGGACGAGGGCATCTTCCGCTCCCTGGGCGTGCAGGTCACCAACGAGCCGGTCTACGCCACCAAGTCCCTGTACAAGAAGCGGTAG